Proteins co-encoded in one Cupriavidus taiwanensis genomic window:
- a CDS encoding thiolase domain-containing protein produces MSIKGKAYIVGAYEHPTRKAPDKSVAQLHAESAKGALEDAGLTLADVDGYFCAGDAPGLGVLNMVDYLGLRVRHVDSTETGGSSYLAHVSHAAQAIAMGKCNVALITLAGRPRSEGSSGTKPRNWGDNLPDLPFEAPFSPLTVNMYAMVAMRHMYEYGTTAEQLAWIKVAASHHAQHNANAMLRDVVTVEDVLNSPMISDPLRKLDCCVVSDGGGALIVARPEIAAKLNRPRIKVLGAGEHVKGQLGGAVDLSWSAARVSGAAAFAEAGVKPADIKYASIYDSFTITVLIQLEDLGFCKKGEGGKFVADGNLISGVGKLPFNTDGGGLCNNHPANRGGITKVIEAVRQLRGEAHPAVQVPNCDLALAQGTGGLLGSRHGSATLILARE; encoded by the coding sequence ATGAGCATCAAAGGCAAGGCATACATCGTCGGCGCCTACGAGCACCCGACCCGCAAGGCGCCGGACAAGAGCGTGGCGCAGCTGCACGCCGAAAGCGCCAAGGGCGCGCTCGAAGACGCCGGCCTGACGCTGGCCGACGTCGACGGCTACTTCTGCGCCGGCGACGCGCCCGGCCTGGGCGTACTGAACATGGTGGACTACCTCGGCTTGCGCGTGCGCCATGTCGATTCCACCGAGACCGGCGGCTCCTCGTACCTGGCGCACGTGTCGCACGCCGCGCAGGCGATAGCCATGGGCAAGTGCAACGTGGCGCTGATCACGCTGGCCGGGCGCCCGCGCTCCGAGGGCTCGAGCGGCACCAAGCCGCGCAACTGGGGCGACAACCTGCCGGACCTGCCGTTCGAGGCTCCGTTCAGCCCGCTCACCGTCAACATGTATGCGATGGTGGCGATGCGGCATATGTACGAGTACGGCACCACGGCCGAGCAACTCGCCTGGATCAAGGTGGCCGCCTCGCACCATGCGCAGCACAATGCCAACGCCATGCTGCGCGACGTGGTCACGGTCGAGGACGTGCTGAACTCGCCGATGATTTCCGATCCGCTGCGCAAGCTGGACTGCTGCGTGGTCTCGGATGGCGGCGGCGCGCTGATCGTGGCGCGCCCAGAGATCGCCGCGAAGCTGAACCGGCCGCGCATCAAGGTGCTCGGCGCCGGCGAGCACGTCAAGGGCCAGCTCGGCGGCGCGGTCGACCTGAGCTGGTCGGCGGCGCGCGTGTCAGGTGCCGCGGCCTTCGCCGAAGCCGGCGTCAAGCCCGCCGACATCAAGTACGCATCGATCTACGACAGCTTCACCATCACCGTGCTGATACAGCTGGAAGACCTGGGCTTCTGCAAGAAGGGCGAAGGCGGCAAGTTCGTCGCCGACGGCAACCTGATCTCCGGCGTCGGCAAGCTGCCGTTCAATACCGACGGCGGCGGCCTGTGCAACAACCACCCGGCCAACCGCGGCGGCATCACCAAGGTGATCGAAGCCGTGCGCCAGCTGCGCGGCGAGGCGCACCCGGCGGTGCAGGTGCCGAACTGCGACCTGGCCCTGGCGCAGGGCACCGGCGGCCTGCTCGGCTCGCGCCACGGCAGCGCCACCCTGATCCTGGCGCGCGAATAA
- a CDS encoding Zn-ribbon domain-containing OB-fold protein → MTTPYTPTTYKAPSEQPDNAEFWEAARAGRLLVRHCDSCGKPHWYPRTLCPFCLGTTQWKQASGRGTIYSYSVTRRAGPTPFCMAYVTLDEGVTMMTHIVDCDLDTVRIGQRVQVSFAPTDNGPPVPTFRPL, encoded by the coding sequence ATGACCACACCCTACACCCCGACCACCTACAAGGCCCCCTCGGAACAGCCCGACAACGCCGAGTTCTGGGAAGCCGCGCGCGCAGGACGCCTGCTGGTGCGCCATTGCGACAGCTGCGGCAAGCCGCACTGGTACCCGCGCACGCTGTGCCCGTTCTGCCTGGGCACCACGCAATGGAAGCAGGCCAGCGGCCGCGGCACCATCTACTCGTACAGCGTGACCCGCCGCGCCGGCCCGACCCCGTTCTGCATGGCCTACGTGACCCTCGACGAAGGCGTGACCATGATGACCCACATCGTTGATTGCGATCTCGACACGGTGCGCATCGGCCAGCGCGTGCAGGTCAGCTTCGCGCCGACCGATAACGGCCCGCCGGTACCAACCTTCCGCCCCCTGTAA
- a CDS encoding acetate--CoA ligase family protein, translated as MTNLTTPACLLNPRSVAIIGASDDPGRIGGRPIASMRKQGFAGRILPVNPKRTEVQGLPAYASIEELPEVPDLAIVAVPAPQVEGVVAALAARGVPAAILFSAGFAEVAGDGTAMQAAVVAAARRGGMRLLGPNSLGLANMHTGFIGTFSTFATISEPRPGRIGIVSQSGAYGSHLVMAAMEAGVYPSSIVMTGNECDLTVGDIVQLLVEDPNTDVIALYSEGINDGDGLVAALQAARAARKPVVMMKVGRSEVGGAAARSHTASIAGDDAVVSAVLEELGVVRVRDTEEMLDILRLAMRGVFPADNSLGVITVSGGAGVIISDTAEELGLPMPEMPAAAQARMLEMLPICSPRNPVDTTAQFINDPSLITPFTEAMVGEGGYRSVLGFFSYAAASPAVTDTLLAQIGEVRRRYPDRLYVVVARAPAQILARYEEAGFTVFGDPTRAVAAIAAMGRFGRAFAASAPAPAPALAPVTLPAETPSEAQAKQLLADAGIPSAPERACAEVQAAVAAAQQIGFPVVMKILSPDILHKSEIGGVLLDVRDEATVRSGFATLLERARAAAPGARIEGVLVAKQLSGGVECIMGINRDPVFGPIAMFGLGGVFVEVLKDVVFHRCPFGEDVAEQMIRSIKGAPLLLGARGRPVADIAALAKMLSRLSAFAAAAGPRLQSVDLNPVFAMPEGQGAFAADAVVEVGQQGQ; from the coding sequence ATGACCAACCTCACCACCCCCGCCTGCCTGCTGAATCCGCGCTCGGTTGCCATCATCGGCGCCTCGGACGATCCGGGCCGCATCGGCGGCCGCCCGATTGCGTCGATGCGCAAGCAGGGCTTTGCCGGCCGCATCCTGCCGGTCAATCCCAAACGCACCGAAGTGCAGGGCCTGCCTGCCTATGCCTCGATCGAAGAACTGCCCGAAGTGCCCGACTTGGCCATCGTCGCCGTACCGGCGCCGCAGGTCGAGGGCGTGGTCGCGGCGCTGGCAGCGCGCGGCGTGCCGGCCGCGATCCTGTTCAGCGCGGGGTTTGCCGAAGTGGCCGGCGACGGCACCGCGATGCAGGCCGCCGTCGTCGCCGCGGCGCGGCGCGGCGGCATGCGCCTGCTGGGGCCGAATTCGCTCGGACTGGCCAACATGCATACCGGCTTTATCGGCACCTTTTCCACCTTCGCCACCATCAGCGAACCGCGCCCGGGCCGCATCGGCATCGTCAGCCAGTCCGGCGCCTACGGCAGCCACCTGGTGATGGCTGCAATGGAAGCCGGCGTTTATCCGTCCAGCATCGTCATGACAGGCAACGAATGCGACCTGACCGTGGGCGACATCGTGCAACTGCTGGTGGAGGACCCCAACACCGATGTCATCGCGCTGTATTCGGAAGGCATCAACGACGGCGACGGCCTGGTGGCGGCACTGCAGGCCGCGCGCGCGGCGCGCAAGCCGGTGGTGATGATGAAGGTCGGCCGCAGCGAGGTGGGCGGCGCCGCCGCGCGCTCGCACACCGCGTCGATCGCCGGCGACGACGCGGTGGTCAGCGCGGTGCTGGAAGAACTCGGCGTGGTGCGCGTGCGCGATACCGAGGAAATGCTCGACATCCTGCGCCTGGCCATGCGCGGCGTCTTCCCCGCCGACAACTCGCTGGGGGTGATTACCGTCAGCGGCGGCGCCGGCGTGATCATCTCGGACACCGCCGAGGAACTGGGCCTGCCGATGCCCGAAATGCCCGCCGCGGCGCAGGCCCGCATGCTGGAGATGCTGCCGATCTGCTCGCCGCGCAATCCGGTCGACACCACCGCGCAGTTCATCAACGACCCGAGCCTGATCACGCCGTTCACCGAGGCCATGGTCGGCGAAGGCGGCTATCGCAGCGTGCTGGGCTTCTTCAGCTATGCCGCCGCGTCCCCCGCGGTGACCGACACCCTGCTGGCGCAGATCGGCGAGGTTCGCCGCCGCTATCCTGACCGGCTCTACGTGGTGGTCGCGCGCGCCCCGGCGCAGATCCTGGCGCGCTATGAGGAAGCCGGCTTTACCGTGTTCGGCGACCCCACCCGCGCCGTCGCCGCGATCGCGGCCATGGGCCGCTTCGGCCGCGCCTTTGCCGCGAGCGCGCCGGCCCCGGCCCCTGCGCTGGCACCGGTGACGCTGCCCGCCGAAACGCCCAGCGAAGCGCAGGCCAAGCAGTTGCTGGCGGATGCAGGCATCCCCAGCGCCCCGGAGCGCGCCTGCGCCGAGGTGCAGGCCGCCGTCGCGGCCGCGCAGCAGATCGGCTTCCCGGTGGTCATGAAGATCCTGTCGCCGGACATCCTGCACAAGTCGGAAATCGGCGGCGTGCTGCTCGATGTGCGCGACGAAGCCACCGTGCGCAGCGGCTTTGCCACCCTGCTGGAACGTGCCCGCGCGGCAGCGCCCGGTGCGCGCATCGAAGGCGTGCTGGTGGCAAAGCAGCTGTCTGGCGGCGTTGAATGCATCATGGGCATCAATCGCGACCCGGTGTTCGGCCCGATCGCGATGTTCGGGCTGGGCGGGGTCTTTGTTGAAGTGCTCAAGGACGTGGTGTTCCACCGCTGCCCGTTTGGCGAAGACGTGGCCGAGCAGATGATCCGCTCGATCAAGGGTGCGCCGCTGCTGCTCGGGGCACGGGGCCGGCCGGTGGCCGACATCGCCGCGCTGGCGAAAATGTTGTCGCGGCTCTCGGCATTCGCCGCGGCGGCGGGGCCGCGCCTGCAGTCGGTGGACCTGAATCCGGTGTTTGCGATGCCCGAGGGCCAGGGTGCCTTCGCGGCGGATGCGGTGGTCGAGGTCGGACAGCAAGGGCAGTAA
- a CDS encoding Bug family tripartite tricarboxylate transporter substrate binding protein: MNTRFWKRCLLIAATAAAAGAGTGPAAQEYPARPVKLVVAMPPGGGLDITARHLAKALTEKFRQPFVVENRPGANGFIAAKAVAGAAPDGYTLWLSSNSPMVTNAAVFRALPYDPVADYTPIARLVRLPLVIAVPANSPYRTLESLMAAARAAPGKLNYASGSATYQVVLELIHERNGVKANAVPYKGTVPAMTDLAAGNADYSIGELNAVLPLARSGKLRLLAVTGPQRLKSLPDVPTVAESGAPGLAVDGWIALYGPAKLPPRLVATLADAMDGILRNPEVAGAIEAMSGVVYLAGPEQLKAFQAAETERARQVVRAAGITQE; encoded by the coding sequence ATGAATACCAGGTTTTGGAAGCGCTGCCTGCTGATCGCCGCGACCGCGGCAGCGGCCGGCGCTGGCACGGGGCCGGCGGCGCAGGAGTATCCCGCGCGGCCGGTGAAGCTGGTGGTGGCGATGCCGCCCGGCGGCGGGCTCGACATTACCGCGCGCCATCTCGCCAAGGCGCTGACGGAGAAGTTCAGGCAGCCCTTCGTGGTCGAGAACCGGCCCGGCGCCAACGGCTTTATTGCGGCGAAGGCGGTGGCCGGGGCGGCGCCGGATGGCTACACGCTCTGGCTGAGCAGCAACTCGCCGATGGTGACCAACGCCGCGGTGTTCCGCGCGCTGCCGTACGACCCGGTGGCCGACTACACCCCGATCGCGCGGCTGGTGCGGCTGCCGCTGGTGATCGCGGTGCCGGCGAACTCGCCGTACCGGACGCTGGAAAGCCTGATGGCGGCGGCGCGCGCCGCGCCGGGCAAGCTGAACTACGCCAGTGGCTCGGCCACGTACCAGGTGGTGCTTGAACTGATCCACGAGCGCAACGGCGTCAAGGCCAATGCCGTGCCCTACAAGGGCACCGTGCCGGCAATGACCGACCTCGCGGCCGGTAATGCGGACTATTCGATCGGCGAACTCAATGCCGTGCTGCCGTTGGCGCGTTCCGGCAAGCTGCGCCTGCTGGCGGTGACCGGCCCGCAGCGGCTCAAGTCACTGCCCGACGTGCCGACCGTTGCCGAGAGCGGTGCGCCGGGCCTGGCCGTGGATGGCTGGATCGCGCTGTATGGGCCGGCGAAGCTGCCGCCGCGGCTGGTGGCCACGCTGGCCGATGCCATGGACGGGATCCTGCGCAATCCTGAAGTGGCGGGCGCGATCGAAGCGATGAGCGGGGTGGTGTATCTGGCGGGGCCGGAACAGTTGAAGGCGTTCCAGGCGGCAGAGACCGAGCGCGCCAGGCAGGTGGTGAGGGCTGCGGGTATCACCCAGGAGTGA
- a CDS encoding helix-turn-helix transcriptional regulator, protein MAHHQFPLAARVSPPRTRSRDIQRERLLARLEAARECKLVLLSAGAGSGKTTLLGQWRHALIKARARVAWLSLAPQDQELRSFCAALCGALQAAGIAGDWESRAGSLARMPPAAAAGALADALAAIPGHLWIMIDQFHHARDREVVALVRALADPQWQHLSLVIASRTTVPLPLGRLRASGELFEAGPSELWFDPQETRALLRLRLGTSVPLDTVIRVQEASAGWPAGVQLLASAQRDTTAAAAVDHARGTPGAPALQAYFDEEILADVDAGALAFMRHLSLLDGFCEGLAAHVTGDSQTRDRLDALASRHLLIVAAGHGAQGEHYRYRFPPMLGRCLRDIAGRAGIDAAAVHRRAAGWYARHGMLTEGLWHAMRCDDFALVVRLCEDHGQRLPSVTQLREFSLWTRRQPPQRLAAHPQVQMLAAWASIMTVRPDEAEHWLARLEAAPGRAQVPAALITLARAAICVQRDDSTQAWDLLQGIAAGALPHADHEAIHAGLRVRCLAALGRHDPARPAYDGPLRAAGMHGPPQELMLLAAAAAACALLRQGNALEAEAIGSRALARAEAAFGRRSIAACACAAVVAETHYERNQLDAARQVLADRRGLLQASSPDLVLRAARCHARLLARQGHASAALSALRMAQAAFTRDGFARGHASMLAEQCHLAVHAGDLRHAAMLLDALQALASTHTGAGPRAAGIRALAALSEARLALAKRQPQHALALLDPLRTLATAWRREQWVVISDLLQARALADLGRHVEAAAALRLALASGMRLGLLRTLLDEYHGIGAMLAQAQGCADSASGAYLAQLRAPLDASAGTPATPAVPAPAVPPCISVPGLTPREQDIVALLDQAMSNKRIALALNISIVTVKWNLRQIFDKLGVSSRYEAIVTARALAEQAAARPAS, encoded by the coding sequence ATGGCCCATCACCAGTTCCCGCTGGCCGCCCGGGTATCGCCGCCGCGGACACGTTCCCGCGACATCCAGCGGGAACGGCTGCTGGCCCGGCTAGAGGCGGCGCGCGAGTGCAAGCTGGTGCTGCTCAGTGCCGGCGCCGGATCCGGGAAGACCACGCTGCTGGGCCAGTGGCGCCACGCGCTGATCAAGGCGCGCGCACGCGTGGCCTGGCTGTCGCTGGCGCCCCAGGACCAGGAATTGCGCTCGTTCTGCGCAGCGTTGTGCGGCGCGCTGCAGGCTGCTGGCATCGCCGGCGACTGGGAAAGCCGCGCCGGCTCGCTGGCACGGATGCCGCCAGCAGCGGCGGCGGGGGCGCTGGCCGACGCACTGGCCGCGATCCCGGGCCATCTCTGGATCATGATCGACCAGTTCCACCATGCGCGGGACCGCGAAGTGGTCGCGCTGGTGCGCGCGCTCGCCGATCCGCAATGGCAGCACCTCAGCCTGGTGATCGCGTCGCGCACGACAGTTCCGCTGCCGCTGGGCCGGCTGCGTGCCTCGGGCGAGCTGTTCGAGGCCGGCCCGTCGGAACTCTGGTTCGATCCGCAGGAAACCCGCGCCCTGCTGCGACTCCGGCTTGGCACCAGCGTTCCGCTGGACACGGTCATCCGGGTGCAGGAGGCCAGCGCCGGTTGGCCCGCCGGCGTGCAACTGCTGGCGAGCGCGCAGCGGGACACCACCGCGGCGGCGGCAGTCGATCACGCGCGCGGCACGCCTGGCGCGCCTGCCCTGCAGGCCTACTTCGACGAGGAGATCCTCGCGGACGTGGACGCGGGCGCGCTTGCCTTCATGCGACACCTCTCCCTGCTCGACGGCTTTTGCGAAGGACTGGCTGCGCATGTCACCGGCGACAGCCAGACCCGGGACCGGCTCGATGCACTGGCATCGCGCCACCTCCTCATCGTCGCCGCCGGGCATGGAGCGCAGGGAGAACACTACCGGTACCGGTTTCCGCCCATGCTGGGGCGTTGCCTGCGCGACATCGCGGGCCGCGCCGGCATCGACGCGGCCGCCGTGCACCGGCGCGCGGCGGGCTGGTATGCACGGCACGGCATGCTCACCGAAGGCCTGTGGCATGCCATGCGGTGCGACGACTTCGCGCTGGTGGTCCGGCTGTGCGAGGACCACGGCCAGCGCCTGCCGTCGGTCACCCAGCTGCGTGAATTCAGCCTCTGGACCAGGCGCCAGCCGCCGCAACGGTTAGCGGCGCATCCGCAGGTGCAGATGCTGGCAGCCTGGGCCAGCATCATGACCGTGCGGCCGGACGAGGCCGAGCACTGGCTGGCGCGGCTGGAAGCGGCCCCGGGACGCGCGCAGGTGCCCGCCGCGCTGATCACCCTGGCGCGGGCCGCAATCTGCGTGCAACGCGACGACTCGACGCAGGCGTGGGATCTGCTGCAGGGCATAGCCGCGGGCGCCCTGCCCCATGCCGACCATGAAGCCATTCACGCCGGGCTGCGTGTGCGCTGCCTGGCTGCCCTGGGCCGGCACGATCCCGCGCGCCCGGCCTATGACGGGCCGCTGCGCGCCGCCGGCATGCACGGACCGCCGCAGGAACTGATGCTCCTCGCGGCGGCCGCTGCCGCGTGCGCGCTGCTGCGGCAAGGCAACGCGCTGGAAGCGGAGGCGATCGGCTCCCGGGCCCTGGCGCGCGCCGAAGCGGCCTTCGGCCGGCGTTCGATCGCCGCCTGCGCCTGCGCCGCGGTGGTGGCCGAGACCCACTATGAGCGCAACCAGCTCGACGCGGCGCGCCAGGTGCTGGCTGACCGGCGCGGCCTGCTGCAGGCCTCTTCGCCTGACCTGGTATTGCGCGCGGCACGCTGCCATGCCCGGCTGCTGGCCCGCCAGGGGCACGCCAGTGCCGCGCTGTCAGCGCTGCGCATGGCGCAGGCTGCATTCACCCGCGATGGTTTCGCACGTGGTCACGCCAGCATGCTGGCCGAGCAATGCCATCTGGCCGTGCATGCGGGCGACCTGCGCCATGCCGCAATGCTGCTCGACGCGCTGCAGGCGCTGGCATCGACCCATACTGGCGCAGGCCCGCGCGCTGCCGGCATCCGGGCGCTCGCCGCACTGTCAGAGGCGCGCCTGGCCCTGGCGAAACGTCAGCCGCAGCACGCGTTAGCGCTGCTCGACCCGTTGCGCACGTTGGCCACGGCCTGGCGCCGCGAGCAGTGGGTGGTGATTTCCGACCTGCTGCAGGCGCGCGCGCTGGCAGACCTGGGCCGTCATGTCGAAGCCGCGGCGGCGCTGCGGCTTGCGCTCGCCAGCGGCATGCGGCTTGGTCTGCTACGTACGCTGCTGGATGAATACCACGGCATCGGCGCCATGCTTGCGCAAGCGCAAGGCTGCGCGGACAGCGCATCCGGCGCCTATCTTGCCCAGCTCCGGGCGCCACTCGACGCATCGGCCGGCACGCCGGCAACGCCGGCGGTGCCGGCGCCGGCGGTGCCGCCATGCATCAGCGTGCCGGGACTGACGCCGCGCGAGCAGGACATTGTCGCGCTGCTGGACCAGGCCATGTCGAACAAGCGCATCGCGCTGGCACTGAACATCAGCATCGTCACGGTGAAATGGAACTTGCGGCAGATCTTCGACAAGCTGGGCGTCTCGAGCCGCTACGAAGCCATCGTGACGGCGCGCGCGCTGGCCGAGCAGGCTGCGGCGCGGCCGGCCAGCTAG
- a CDS encoding porin — MRKQVLALSALSAMGGTALAQSSVTIYGVLDAPIEYVNDMARGTPTVVNNQLVTQPGGKRISIPTTGGLSAPRWGLRGKEDLGAGLAAIFTLEGGFGLDTGVSTSGRLFGRQASVGFQSPYGKLTFGRQYTSIFEGLSNFTPTRYAVLYEPITWQLGINYRSDNTIKYLGEFGSMTFGAHYSFGNGAGAIGSTPLAGGESPGNFRDNTGYGASVAYVGNTFGAALVYDEWNPTVTPGQPGRTRKFGGAVSYQTGPLKLTAGYRWNRTSFNNGNTFVRDDYWWTGATYRVMPALGLTLAYYYADVKEARLGATAPRLEPANPWQVTFIADYDLSKRTDIYLTTAYARNAGLNFDSSPVSFATGYFPNNGQKGMFGLAVGVRHRF, encoded by the coding sequence ATGAGAAAGCAGGTTCTTGCGCTTTCTGCCCTGAGCGCAATGGGCGGGACGGCGCTGGCGCAATCCAGCGTCACGATCTACGGCGTGCTCGATGCCCCGATCGAATATGTCAACGACATGGCGCGGGGTACGCCGACCGTGGTCAACAACCAGCTGGTCACGCAGCCGGGCGGCAAGCGGATTTCGATTCCCACCACCGGCGGCCTGTCGGCGCCGCGCTGGGGCCTGCGCGGCAAGGAAGACCTCGGGGCCGGGCTGGCGGCGATCTTCACGCTGGAAGGGGGCTTCGGTCTGGACACCGGCGTGTCGACCTCCGGGCGCCTGTTCGGGCGGCAGGCTTCGGTCGGTTTCCAGAGCCCGTATGGCAAGCTGACCTTCGGGCGCCAGTACACCAGCATCTTCGAGGGCTTGTCGAACTTCACGCCGACACGCTACGCGGTGCTGTACGAGCCGATCACCTGGCAGCTCGGCATCAACTACCGCAGCGACAACACCATCAAGTACCTGGGCGAGTTCGGGTCGATGACCTTCGGCGCGCATTACTCATTCGGCAACGGCGCCGGCGCGATCGGTTCGACGCCGCTGGCGGGCGGGGAGTCCCCGGGCAACTTCCGCGACAACACCGGCTACGGCGCCTCGGTGGCCTATGTCGGCAACACCTTCGGCGCGGCCCTGGTCTATGACGAGTGGAATCCGACCGTGACGCCAGGGCAGCCGGGCCGGACACGCAAGTTCGGCGGCGCCGTCAGCTACCAGACCGGGCCGCTCAAGCTGACCGCCGGCTATCGCTGGAACCGCACCAGCTTCAACAACGGCAACACCTTCGTCCGTGACGACTACTGGTGGACCGGCGCCACCTACCGCGTGATGCCGGCGCTGGGTCTGACGCTGGCCTACTACTATGCCGACGTCAAGGAAGCCCGCCTGGGCGCGACCGCGCCCCGGCTCGAGCCCGCGAATCCATGGCAGGTGACCTTCATTGCCGACTACGACTTGTCCAAGCGGACCGACATCTACCTGACCACGGCGTATGCGCGCAATGCCGGACTGAACTTCGATTCTTCACCGGTCAGCTTCGCCACCGGCTACTTCCCGAACAACGGGCAGAAAGGCATGTTCGGCCTCGCGGTCGGGGTGCGGCACCGCTTCTGA
- a CDS encoding 3-oxoacid CoA-transferase subunit B, with translation MDAQTIIARRVAQELKAGMLVNLGVGIPTLVANYVPQGMQIFFQSENGLIGTGPIPEEGMIEPHLTDAAGKPVSALPGACTFDSAMSFGLIRGHHLDMTVLGALEVDEAGHLANWTIPGKLVPGMGGAMDLVAGARRVVVAMQHSARGKSKLVRRCSLPLTALRPVDLVVTELAVIAFQAGTATLMETAPGVSVDAVLAATEATLMVPARVPEMNLMGA, from the coding sequence ATGGACGCACAAACCATCATCGCGCGGCGCGTCGCGCAGGAACTGAAGGCCGGCATGCTGGTCAACCTCGGCGTTGGCATTCCCACCCTGGTGGCGAACTACGTGCCGCAAGGCATGCAGATTTTCTTTCAGTCCGAAAACGGCTTGATCGGCACTGGTCCCATCCCCGAGGAGGGCATGATCGAACCCCACCTGACCGACGCAGCCGGCAAGCCAGTCAGCGCGTTGCCGGGCGCCTGCACGTTCGATAGCGCGATGTCCTTCGGACTGATTCGCGGCCATCATCTTGACATGACGGTGCTGGGCGCGCTGGAGGTGGACGAGGCAGGGCACCTTGCCAATTGGACGATTCCGGGCAAGCTGGTACCGGGTATGGGCGGGGCCATGGACCTGGTGGCCGGTGCCCGGCGTGTAGTCGTGGCCATGCAACACAGCGCCCGGGGCAAATCCAAGCTGGTGCGGCGTTGCAGCCTGCCGCTGACGGCACTGCGGCCGGTCGATCTCGTCGTCACAGAACTGGCAGTCATAGCGTTCCAGGCCGGCACCGCAACCTTAATGGAGACTGCGCCTGGCGTCTCGGTCGATGCGGTGCTGGCAGCGACCGAGGCTACGCTAATGGTGCCGGCGCGCGTGCCGGAGATGAACCTTATGGGAGCCTAG
- a CDS encoding 3-oxoacid CoA-transferase subunit A — MKTVSSEHAVGLIPDGATVMVGGFMGVGTPERLMDELVRQGRRDLTVIANDTAVPGRGIGKLVAAGALRKAIVSHIGLNPETQRKMIAGEIDVELVPQGTLIERIRAAGCGLGGILTPTGVGTLVEAGKRKLEVDGVEYLLETPLRADFALVEAFLSDYQGNLVYALTARNFNPVIAMAAETVIVDAAHIVPVGMIAPDHVITPSVLVDYVIAHV; from the coding sequence ATGAAGACCGTCTCGAGCGAGCACGCGGTCGGGTTGATTCCAGATGGCGCCACCGTAATGGTCGGTGGCTTCATGGGCGTCGGCACGCCGGAGCGACTGATGGACGAACTGGTGCGGCAGGGCAGGCGGGATCTGACGGTGATCGCCAACGATACGGCAGTACCGGGTCGGGGAATTGGCAAGCTGGTTGCGGCAGGCGCCCTGCGCAAGGCCATCGTCAGCCACATCGGCCTCAACCCGGAGACCCAGCGCAAGATGATCGCGGGGGAGATCGACGTCGAACTGGTACCCCAAGGGACCCTGATCGAGCGCATTCGTGCGGCTGGATGCGGCCTCGGCGGCATTCTCACGCCGACCGGCGTCGGTACGCTGGTCGAGGCGGGCAAGCGCAAGCTGGAAGTGGACGGTGTCGAATATTTGCTGGAGACGCCTTTGCGTGCCGACTTTGCGCTGGTGGAGGCCTTTCTGTCCGACTATCAGGGCAATCTCGTGTACGCCCTCACGGCACGCAACTTCAACCCTGTGATTGCCATGGCTGCGGAAACCGTGATTGTCGATGCTGCGCACATCGTGCCCGTTGGCATGATCGCGCCCGACCACGTGATCACACCGTCCGTGCTAGTGGACTACGTGATCGCTCATGTTTGA